One region of Manis pentadactyla isolate mManPen7 chromosome 9, mManPen7.hap1, whole genome shotgun sequence genomic DNA includes:
- the LOC118909748 gene encoding olfactory receptor 5G3-like, protein MDDKNQTVVTEFLFVGLTDHLPQIFLFWVFLCVYLVTLWGNLGMITLIWMDSRLQTPMYFFLSHLSLVDVCSSSSVAPKMLYDTFLERKVISFMGCAVQMWFFGQFVVTECFLLTSMAYDRYLAICNPLLYTAIMSQWVCVKLVVGPYAVGILSAITHETFTFRLPFCGPNVVNHFFCDILPLLSLACADTYNNKLVLFIMAGLTGVLSALVILISYTHILKTILNIQSTKGRRKAFSTCSSHLSAVAILYGTLFFIYIQPNSSSSQDINKAVSAFYTTLIPMLNPLIYSLRNADVKDAFRKNFLLRR, encoded by the coding sequence ATGGATGATAAGAATCAAACAGTGGTGACCGAATTTCTTTTTGTGGGCTTAACAGATCACCTCCCACAgatttttctcttctgggtgtttcTCTGTGTTTACCTTGTCACATTGTGGGGGAACTTGGGGATGATCACTCTGATATGGATGGACTCCCGACTCCAGACCCCCATGTACTTTTTTCTCAGTCACTTGTCCCTTGTGGATGTctgctcttcttcttctgttgctCCAAAGATGTTGTATGACACCTTTCTGGAAAGAAAAGTCATCTCCTTCATGGGTTGTGCTGTACAGATGTGGTTTTTTGGTCAGTTTGTAGTGACGGAGTGCTTTCTCTTGACATCCATGGCCTATGATCGGTACCTAGCCATCTGTAACCCTCTGTTGTACACAGCCATCATGTCCCAGTGGGTCTGTGTGAAGCTGGTGGTGGGGCCCTATGCCGTGGGCATTCTAAGTGCCATTACCCATGAGACCTTCACTTTTCGTTTACCCTTCTGTGGTCCGAATGTGGTCAACCACTTTTTCTGTGACattctccctcttctttccctGGCGTGTGCTGATACTTATAACAATAAGTTGGTTCTTTTCATCATGGCTGGACTAACAGGAGTACTCAGTGCACTGGTCATTCTCATCTCCTATACTCACATCCTCAAAACCATATTGAATATCCAATCCACCAAGGGGAGGAGAAAAGCTTTCTCTACTTGCTCTTCACACTTGTCTGCTGTGGCCATCTTGTATGGTACCCTTTTCTTTATTTACATACAGCCCAATTCAAGTTCATCTCAGGACATTAATAAAGCTGTTTCTGCATTCTATACCACATTGATTCCTATGCTGAACCCTCTTATTTACAGCCTGAGGAATGCGGATGTAAAAGATGCTTTTAGGAAGAATTTTCTGCTAAGAAGGTAA
- the LOC118909707 gene encoding olfactory receptor 1002-like, whose product MDYGNQTLVTEFFLRGLTDRFPQQVALFGIFLVVYLFTVLGNLGIITLLWLDSRLHTPMYFFLSHLSFVDVCLSSVIGPKMLMDIFMEKKVISFFGCAAQLWFLGQFVVTECFLLASMAYDRYTAICKPLLYMLIMSQRVCVQLVVGPYAMGLISAVTHTTLAFHLPYCGPQIINHFFCDLLPVLSLACADTQVNKLVLFILAGALGVLSGVIISVSYIYILTAILRIRSAEGRRKAFSTCSSHLTAVSILYGTLFFIYVCPSSSFSLDINKVVSVFYTAMIPMLNPLIYSLRNKEVKHSFRRTFKRKKFLVGR is encoded by the coding sequence ATGGATTATGGAAATCAGACTTTGGTGACTGAATTTTTCCTCAGGGGCTTAACTGATCGCTTTCCGCAGCAGGTGGCTCTCTTTGGGATATTTCTTGTGGTTTATCTCTTCACTGTTCTGGGAAACCTGGGGATCATCACCCTCCTTTGGCTGGATTCCCgactccacacccccatgtatttTTTCCTCAGCCACTTGTCTTTTGTGGATGTCTGCTTGTCTTCCGTCATTGGTCCCAAGATGTTGATGGACATCTTTATGGAGAAGAAAGTAATCTCGTTCTTTGGTTGTGCTGCCCAGTTATGGTTTCTTGGTCAGTTTGTAGTGACTGAGTGTTTCCTTCTGGCTTCCATGGCATATGATCGGTACACGGCCATCTGTAAGCCACTGTTGTACATGCTCATCATGTCCCAGCGGGTCTGTGTGCAGCTGGTGGTCGGGCCCTATGCCATGGGTCTCATAAGTGCCGTGACCCATACAACACTTGCCTTTCACCTGCCTTACTGTGGCCCCCAAATCATCAATCACTTTTTCTGTGACCTTCTTCCTGTTCTCTCCCTGGCATGTGCAGACACCCAGGTCAATAAACTTGTACTGTTTATCTTGGCTGGAGCTCTAGGAGTGCTCAGTGGTGTGATCATCTCAGTCTCCTACATTTACATCCTCACTGCCATCCTGAGGATCCGCTCAGCTGAGGGGAGGCgcaaggctttctccacctgCTCTTCACACCTGACGGCCGTCTCCATCCTTTATGGGACACTCTTCTTTATCTATGTATGTCCGAGTTCTAGTTTCTCCCTGGACATCAATAAAGTAGTTTCTGTATTTTACACAGCCATGATTCCCATGTTAAACCCCCTTATCTACAGCCTGAGAAACAAGGAAGTCAAGCATTCATTCAGAAGGACGTTCAAAAGGAAGAAGTTTCTTGTGGGTAGATAG